Proteins encoded in a region of the Anopheles aquasalis chromosome 2, idAnoAquaMG_Q_19, whole genome shotgun sequence genome:
- the LOC126569708 gene encoding uncharacterized protein LOC126569708 isoform X1 translates to MSNFIIFRVLSLSGSVFSRNLSCAFRPVLNQYGANRYYGQSSGEQSNEATTMEDYKNAKSVYDFTVKDSHGADVSLEKYRGKVLLIVNIASKCGLTKGNYAELTELAEKYADKEFKILSFPCDQFGGQMPEKDGEEMVCHLRSAKANVGDVFAKIKVNGDEADPLYKYLKHKQGGILGDSIKWNFSKFLVNKDGQPVDRYAPTTSPSSIVKDIEKLLAA, encoded by the exons atgagcaatttcataattttccgCGTTTTGAGCTTGTCCGGTAGCGTATTTTCTCGAAATCTATCTTGCGCTTTTAGGCCCGTTTTAAACCAA TACGGTGCTAATCGATACTACGGCCAGTCCAGCGGAGAACAGTCGAACGAAGCGACCACGATGGAGGATTACAAGAACGCCAAATCGGTGTACGACTTTACCGTGAAGGATTCCCACGGTGCCGACGTGAGCCTGGAAAAGTACCGTGGCAAGGTGCTGCTTATCGTCAACATTGCGTCCAAGTGCGGTCTGACCAAGGGCAACTACGCCGAGCTGACCGAGCTGGCCGAGAAGTACGCCGATAAGG AATTCAAAATTTTGTCGTTCCCCTGCGATCAGTTCGGTGGCCAGATGCCGGAGAAGGACGGTGAGGAGATGGTGTGTCATTTGCGGTCGGCCAAGGCAAATGTTGGCGATGTGTTTGCGAAG ATCAAAGTAAACGGTGATGAAGCCGATCCGCTGTACAAGTACCTGAAGCACAAGCAGGGCGGCATTCTGGGTGACTCGATCAAGTGGAACTTCTCCAAATTCCTCGTCAACAAGGATGGCCAACCGGTGGACCGCTATGCACCGACCACATCCCCGAGCAGCATCGTCAAGGATATCGAGAAGCTGCTGGCCGCCTAA
- the LOC126569678 gene encoding glutathione peroxidase-like, which produces MQSQPEKAKSIFEFSATDLNGNEVPLERYQGTVCLIVNFSTKDAAFDKVLALLTPLYRKYHNESRKDLNILFFPCFQFGSKETPDEIVARFEGDGTPIGEIFAEIEVNGSKAPGLYRYLKARKAGNCGGFVNNNFTLFLTDRHGVPVERLNAGIHPYMLEDMIEGLLR; this is translated from the exons ATGCAGTCACAACCGGAAAAGGCAAAATCGATCTTCGAATTCAGCGCCACCGATCTGAACGGTAACGAGGTCCCGCTCGAACGCTACCAGGGCACGGTCTGTCTGATCGTGAACTTCTCCACCAAGGATGCCGCCTTCGACAAGGTGCTGGCGCTTCTCACGCCACTCTACCGAAAGTATCACAACGAGTCTCGGAAAG ACCTGAACATCCTGTTCTTCCCATGCTTCCAGTTCGGCTCCAAGGAGACGCCGGACGAAATAGTGGCCCGGTTCGAGGGCGACGGTACACCGATCGGTGAGATCTTCGCCGAGATCGAG GTGAACGGCTCGAAGGCACCGGGCCTGTACAGGTATCTGAAGGCGCGCAAGGCAGGCAACTGTGGCGGGTTCGTGAACAACAACTTTACCCTGTTTCTCACCGATCGCCACGGCGTGCCGGTGGAAAGGTTAAACGCTGGAATTCATCCTTACATGCTCGAGGATATGATCGAGGGTTTGCTACGCTGA
- the LOC126575238 gene encoding uncharacterized protein LOC126575238, with translation MRTQASKTTTSRAVKGSGAAQTKLHPSSMHGTDYQLKITLWSVLIAKQNVSNHKYSKYSITPEDPLGGKFDDTVLHFQLPDGSNQSLYIQAKHKYDNEYRIKSRDLRSTSDDTFSMKKYFKSFKNLHTEGKTNGARFVLCTNAGVSQDVEQILENIVYSSTDDIAAIFNRVKETKIYRFNMERLGNIVKFKNFFDDLIIDENDDVLLDQFFAQFLLISNMKGTEIINDTIKLWRDMDVPGGSLFTQQMGLIEEAIALDHLSNVAWKMTNFSESKSETDIDQICQAIVRNLCFLQLKGATSIFCKSFENNDVRIKSEALYQSKAYRACLTGGVHEYCTMLDTEVSCNIMFQIVQLVKSECFSTNSKPELVKPEYIFTDAKTYSKIASVIKDIFCFLECNLVLVIVCEKDTAIISRSVDELFKDSETKSKKTVILITKSEEQYNEEEFRVSDLTQLAKETIFENYSQVELSYALISLENLVNQEDNLAFALRLIKTVESAKFKTHPCIESFKKIETLYINRSWKTSTTIDRDNFKGSESCFRRATYSPQLLRHLKEPIVFERLAGHMGLNLFVCFTKTNNHAIQQVAEKVYTPAMDTSDRVIIFLDDAGFGKTTYMTWVAWYFVVHRKSSWVIRLNAIEYSFDFEQILKDYGLTLNDNKAIRILFQLIYLAVSIPNLATKTKDQTDAERLKAKRWAECLSLSEGKVVVNCTRDATVEQKIALRVFREKFNEKQIVLLLDGFDEIAPHYKQVVLNLFSHFAQFEGIHKLYFTSRPYNFIDELRHAFRVTDIYRIDPFSNENQYEFLHKYLGSNFEGYEGCVGTKRNSLWEILLEILNTILGELRTIPLFFKMALEILKPRFMETIDFINYTIAPILFQELQTMFGRSRILEAFVNLKLAIANDKKFVSCPSAGATAQAQLDAEELNELNRNYLSLLAIYTIIPSYYQLVTRREQQQCEQYLKKIEDGREKSGIIEGVQGGVPLWIHRMFAEYFAAHWLFENRDRHEVLLYFKSKSYWEFQNNPVRKIFDEIAIRDNDGNDSPVHLAIIRDDTDRLKNALTQNGHQQKDTIGRTPLHLAVQYFGNMENNRYERHSIPRVAELLIEKTKNQRKSLLIHAKDDLLHWSALDYAFRIGNIEAIKYLLRKNALIDATVLSEQLQGHDPSIASETLARYDKYLMDSVHNIDNHKPRFRHSRKQIETMRTVCKNVITHIKNKHSEWFETNKTDMLLMCAKRDSVLLLRTLLASETDLITASNQATGIAKALKHYSFHILGFLIHGQKIDISAAIDEDRAYKLLRYSLENGYKKWFAYFFNLCSTVLNISGRTQWDACDSNMVELLSYVMYYGSPKQLQKFFNTVLLAIDVQFVFAFLNHVASFPDLPKFTKGIRILLDRTENLYDNDEAGCNLLHRSAELGVLEMVKYLIEYKQFNAKTVNPRSNWNAFHYCVSVPLYSMQLRNAKEGCYESFQYMMQDSVINVFDKEGKSVFYLAVVNEHFRIAKHILDMVLETTPSEKRPLQHAEYIKSSNLSGTIEYSKFLGILDMLKLTSFTKRS, from the coding sequence ATGAGAACTCAAGCGAGTAAAACAACCACATCGAGAGCAGTGAAGGGCAGCGGAGCCGCGCAAACCAAACTACATCCTAGCTCTATGCACGGTACCGATTATCAACTCAAGATCACGCTATGGAGTGTGCTGATCGCGAAACAAAATGTTTCCAATCACAAGTACAGCAAATACTCAATCACCCCAGAAGATCCGCTGGGAGGCAAGTTCGACGATACGGTGCTCCATTTCCAATTACCAGACGGCAGCAACCAATCGCTCTACATTCAAGCTAAGCACAAATATGATAATGAATACCGAATTAAGAGTCGTGATTTGCGTTCAACGTCGGATGATACATTTTCGATGAAGAAGTACTTCAAATCATTTAAGAATCTGCACACGGAAGGGAAGACGAACGGTGCGAGGTTCGTTTTGTGCACTAACGCTGGCGTATCGCAGGATGTAGAACAAATTTTGGAGAACATTGTGTATTCTTCAACGGATGATATTGCTGCCATTTTCAATCGTGTTAAGGAGACAAAGATTTATCGATTTAATATGGAGCGTCTTGGTAATATCGTTAAATTCAAAAACTTCTTTGACGATTTGATAATCGACGAAAACGATGACGTTCTTCTCGATCAATTCTTTGCCCAGTTTCTATTGATAAGCAACATGAAAGGAACCGAAATTATCAACGATACCATCAAGCTCTGGCGCGACATGGACGTTCCAGGTGGTTCGTTATTTACGCAACAGATGGGACTAATTGAAGAAGCGATCGCCCTAGATCATTTATCGAACGTTGCCTGGAAGATGACCAACTTTTCGGAATCGAAATCTGAAACTGACATCGATCAAATTTGCCAAGCGATCGTacgtaatttatgttttctacaGCTAAAAGGAGCCACTAGCATCTTCTGCAAGAGCTTTGAAAATAATGATGTTAGAATCAAAAGTGAGGCTTTGTACCAATCGAAGGCTTATAGGGCATGTCTGACTGGTGGAGTGCATGAGTATTGCACAATGCTTGACACAGAAGTGAGCTGCAACATAATGTTTCAAATAGTCCAGTTGGTTAAATCTGAATGTTTTTCCACCAATTCGAAACCCGAGTTGGTTAAGCCAGAATATATTTTCACCGACGCTAAAACCTATTCGAAGATAGCAAGTGTTATCAAGgatattttttgctttttagaATGTAATTTGGTGTTAGTTATTGTTTGCGAAAAGGATACCGCAATCATATCCAGAAGCGTCGATGAGCTGTTTAAAGACAGCGAGACCAAGTCTAAAAAAACGGTTATTCTCATTACGAAGAGCGAGGAACAATATAATGAAGAAGAATTTCGCGTATCCGATCTCACCCAACTAGCCAAGGAGACGATCTTTGAAAACTACTCGCAAGTGGAGTTATCTTATGCGCTGATTTCATTAGAAAATTTGGTAAATCAAGAAGATAATTTGGCATTTGCACTTAGACTGATCAAAACAGTAGAGTCTGCAAAATTCAAGACCCATCCGTGTATAGAGAGctttaaaaaaatcgaaacacttTACATAAATCGAAGCTGGAAAACATCCACAACCATTGATCGTGACAATTTTAAAGGGTCAGAATCATGTTTCCGCAGGGCTACTTATTCGCCACAATTGCTGAGACATTTAAAGGAACCTATTGTATTTGAGAGACTAGCAGGACATATGGgattaaatttatttgtttgctttactaAGACCAACAACCACGCCATACAGCAAGTTGCTGAAAAAGTATATACTCCCGCCATGGACACTTCCGATCGAGTGATTATATTCTTGGATGATGCAGGATTCGGAAAGACTACCTACATGACCTGGGTTGCCTGGTACTTCGTCGTTCATCGAAAGTCTAGCTGGGTTATTCGGCTTAACGCGATCGAATATTCATTCGATTTTGAACAAATCCTGAAAGATTACGGTCTAACGTTAAATGACAACAAGGCAATCAGGATACTTTTCCAGCTTATCTATTTGGCGGTGTCTATACCCAACCTCGCTACTAAAACAAAGGATCAAACAGATGCTGAGAgattgaaagcgaaacgatggGCTGAATGTTTATCGTTGTCTGAGGGTAAAGTCGTGGTGAATTGTACCAGGGATGCTACCGTTGAACAGAAGATCGCGCTGAGGGTTTTTAGAGAGAAGTTCAACGAAAAGCAAATAGTGCTGCTACTCGATGGATTTGACGAGATTGCTCCGCACTACAAGCAAGTGGTATTGAATCTCTTTTCACACTTTGCTCAGTTTGAAGGCATCCATAAACTGTACTTCACTAGCCGTCCGTACAACTTCATAGATGAACTGCGGCATGCATTTCGAGTCACTGACATCTATAGAATCGATCCTTTTTCCAACGAGAATCAGTATGAGTTTCTACATAAATATCTAGGGAGCAACTTCGAGGGGTATGAAGGGTGCGTAGGTACTAAGCGCAATAGCTTGTGGGAGATATTACTTGAAATTCTTAATACCATTCTTGGCGAGTTGCGTACTATTCCATTGTTCTTTAAAATGGCGTTAGAAATACTTAAACCGCGGTTTATGGAAACAATCGACTTTATAAACTATACTATTGCACCTATATTATTCCAAGAATTGCAAACGATGTTTGGTCGTTCACGAATTCTAGAAGCATTTGTGAATCTAAAGCTGGCTATTGCAAACGACAAGAAGTTTGTATCCTGCCCTAGTGCAGGTGCCACAGCCCAGGCACAATTGGATGCGGAGGAACTGAATGAATTGAATAGAAATTATCTTTCACTGCTAGCCATTTATACAATAATTCCATCATACTATCAACTGGTGACGCgaagagagcagcaacagtgcgaACAGTATctaaaaaaaattgaagatGGACGAGAAAAATCCGGAATCATCGAAGGGGTTCAAGGTGGAGTACCACTGTGGATTCACCGAATGTTTGCCGAATACTTTGCGGCGCACTGGCTTTTCGAAAATAGAGATCGGCATGAGGTGCTATTatatttcaaatcaaaatccTATTGGGAGTTTCAAAACAACCCAGTAAGAAAGATATTTGATGAGATCGCTATTCGAgacaacgatggcaacgatagTCCAGTGCATCTTGCAATTATTCGAGATGACACAGATAGATTGAAGAACGCGTTAACACAAAATGGGCACCAGCAAAAAGACACGATAGGTCGGACCCCACTGCATCTAGCCGTTCAGTACTTTGGCAATATGGAAAACAACAGATATGAACGACACTCCATCCCGCGGGTTGCGGAgcttttgattgaaaaaacaaaaaaccagcgGAAATCTCTTCTTATCCATGCAAAAGATGACCTCCTGCATTGGAGTGCATTAGATTACGCATTTCGTATCGGCAACATAGAAGCGATTAAGTATCTGCTTCGAAAGAATGCCCTCATAGATGCAACAGTTTTATCGGAGCAATTACAAGGACACGATCCGAGCATTGCCAGCGAGACGCTAGCGCGTTATGACAAATATCTGATGGACTCCGTACATAACATCGACAACCATAAGCCTCGATTCCGTCATAGTAGAAAACAGATTGAAACCATGCGTACGGTTTGTAAAAACGTAATTACTcacatcaaaaacaaacatagcGAATggtttgaaacaaacaaaaccgacaTGTTGTTAATGTGCGCCAAAAGGGATTCGGTATTACTGCTTCGCACTTTGCTGGCATCTGAAACTGACCTTATAACTGCCTCTAATCAAGCCACAGGCATTGCGAAAGCGCTCAAACATTATTCCTTCCATATTCTTGGTTTCCTTATTCACGGACAAAAAATTGATATTTCTGCAGCGATCGATGAAGATCGCGCGTACAAGCTGCTAAGGTACTCTCTCGAAAATGGATATAAAAAATGGTTCGCCTACTTTTTCAATCTCTGTAGCACCGTTTTAAACATCTCAGGCCGTACGCAGTGGGACGCGTGTGATTCGAACATGGTTGAGTTACTCTCCTATGTGATGTATTATGGTTCTCCCAAGCAGCTTCAAAAATTTTTCAATACAGTTTTATTAGCCATCGATGTGCAATTCGTGTTTGCATTCTTAAACCATGTAGCATCCTTTCCCGATTTACCCAAATTTACCAAGGGCATAAGGATTTTACTCGATAGAACCGAAAATTTGTACGATAATGACGAAGCGGGTTGCAACCTGTTGCACCGCAGCGCAGAATTGGGTGTTTTAGAGATGGTCAAATATTTGATCgagtataaacaatttaatgCTAAGACCGTGAATCCTCGTAGCAATTGGAACGCATTTCATTATTGCGTTTCAGTACCTTTGTATTCGATGCAGTTGCGTAATGCAAAAGAAGGATGCTATGAATCATTCCAGTACATGATGCAGGACAGTGTCATCAATGTGTTTgataaagaaggaaaaagcgtCTTCTATTTGGCGGTTGTCAATGAGCACTTCCGGATTGCCAAGCACATCCTGGATATGGTTTTAGAAACTACCCCTTCTGAGAAACGGCCCCTACAACACGCAGAGTACATAAAGTCGTCAAACCTCAGTGGTACGATAGAGTATTCCAAATTCCTTGGAATTTTAGATATGCTAAAACTAACTTCTTTTACCAAAAGAAGTTAG
- the LOC126569708 gene encoding uncharacterized protein LOC126569708 isoform X2, with product MSNFIIFRVLSLSGSVFSRNLSCAFRPVLNQYGANRYYGQSSGEQSNEATTMEDYKNAKSVYDFTVKDSHGADVSLEKYRGKVLLIVNIASKCGLTKGNYAELTELAEKYADKEFKILSFPCDQFGGQMPEKDGEEMVCHLRSAKANVGDVFAKIDVNGEGASPLYKYLKHKQGGTLGDSIKWNFAKFLVDRDGQPVDRYAPTTSPNSIIKDIDKLLG from the exons atgagcaatttcataattttccgCGTTTTGAGCTTGTCCGGTAGCGTATTTTCTCGAAATCTATCTTGCGCTTTTAGGCCCGTTTTAAACCAA TACGGTGCTAATCGATACTACGGCCAGTCCAGCGGAGAACAGTCGAACGAAGCGACCACGATGGAGGATTACAAGAACGCCAAATCGGTGTACGACTTTACCGTGAAGGATTCCCACGGTGCCGACGTGAGCCTGGAAAAGTACCGTGGCAAGGTGCTGCTTATCGTCAACATTGCGTCCAAGTGCGGTCTGACCAAGGGCAACTACGCCGAGCTGACCGAGCTGGCCGAGAAGTACGCCGATAAGG AATTCAAAATTTTGTCGTTCCCCTGCGATCAGTTCGGTGGCCAGATGCCGGAGAAGGACGGTGAGGAGATGGTGTGTCATTTGCGGTCGGCCAAGGCAAATGTTGGCGATGTGTTTGCGAAG ATCGACGTCAACGGTGAAGGGGCCAGTCCGCTCTACAAGTATCTCAAGCACAAGCAGGGTGGCACACTGGGCGATTCGATCAAGTGGAACTTTGCTAAATTTCTGGTCGATCGCGATGGCCAACCGGTGGACCGCTATGCACCGACCACATCACCGAACAGTATTATAAAGGACATTGACAAACTGCTAGGCTAA
- the LOC126569708 gene encoding uncharacterized protein LOC126569708 isoform X4 → MLSLKVVILTVTGVLIAYGANRYYGQSSGEQSNEATTMEDYKNAKSVYDFTVKDSHGADVSLEKYRGKVLLIVNIASKCGLTKGNYAELTELAEKYADKEFKILSFPCDQFGGQMPEKDGEEMVCHLRSAKANVGDVFAKIDVNGEGASPLYKYLKHKQGGTLGDSIKWNFAKFLVDRDGQPVDRYAPTTSPNSIIKDIDKLLG, encoded by the exons ATGTTGTCGCTGAAAGTGGTGATACTAACCGTAACGGGTGTATTAATAGCC TACGGTGCTAATCGATACTACGGCCAGTCCAGCGGAGAACAGTCGAACGAAGCGACCACGATGGAGGATTACAAGAACGCCAAATCGGTGTACGACTTTACCGTGAAGGATTCCCACGGTGCCGACGTGAGCCTGGAAAAGTACCGTGGCAAGGTGCTGCTTATCGTCAACATTGCGTCCAAGTGCGGTCTGACCAAGGGCAACTACGCCGAGCTGACCGAGCTGGCCGAGAAGTACGCCGATAAGG AATTCAAAATTTTGTCGTTCCCCTGCGATCAGTTCGGTGGCCAGATGCCGGAGAAGGACGGTGAGGAGATGGTGTGTCATTTGCGGTCGGCCAAGGCAAATGTTGGCGATGTGTTTGCGAAG ATCGACGTCAACGGTGAAGGGGCCAGTCCGCTCTACAAGTATCTCAAGCACAAGCAGGGTGGCACACTGGGCGATTCGATCAAGTGGAACTTTGCTAAATTTCTGGTCGATCGCGATGGCCAACCGGTGGACCGCTATGCACCGACCACATCACCGAACAGTATTATAAAGGACATTGACAAACTGCTAGGCTAA
- the LOC126571055 gene encoding uncharacterized protein LOC126571055 gives MWSKLFLATFLLGLTLADKQNATEQSVAADAAGAAKEKRQTEHETRSIPLSLIASRRQQPHQHHQQQQQQQQQQQQQEYYQSDEATAQYYAQAQPSGGQPIYKTSPVGHKAGASQEQPQYQELPPEYISLLHQLAEHQPKGAAAKQGKAVVQQQQQHQYEQQQSHAQHANQNQIQYITEEEYAQLLKQAQQQQPSPAAVPHHQHHQHQHQPQGLPAYGRPSGHGPAAHKYRPAIQLLETTEDQPGSYGQGVGGEGGGEQYRIQYKSIQQSGTVTPVAKPISSFSFEKELAKLVESNRPLPYRPLAHAHPGHHEGAHEGQQRYGPTPSPQSHEYTFVQAGPGQVHDHGAPVHQHPKHSKAQYIAPFAQGQPLTGPKITPAHLQVGPQKFSSDSPPAQKYQYIASPEAVAPKGHHAHSQHYHQAPSHQGQQYFAEVSPKQHAGTPSPKIQYYVPKEKNVQVYYQQQQQQQQQQQQQQLKEQQTIEQHSPQHPMKIVEAPQLQHEKPQKTVQSLHRPRPADQQQQHRYAPREKQQDPSPISSDPHAPSRSAIFVSQSTGVNQATAAATPAPAAHYGDKQLKVPPKIDRPLTQEEFQALVDAGYSVVPVPVPVPVPISQYRAQQAALAEAGRGAPHPTPSSAGRQVAQASRYHLHQLATAENNPNQVVTYLRPLHLDPFSAGVRGPHKAAP, from the exons ATGTGGTCCAAACTGTTTCTAG CAACGTTCCTGCTAGGGTTAACGCTAGCGGACAAGCAGAACGCGACCGAACAATCGGTGGCCGCAGACGCCGCTGGTGCCGCCAAGGAAAAGCGACAGACGGAACACGAGACGCGATCGATTCCACTCTCGCTAATTGCCAGCCGTCGCCAGCAGccacatcagcaccatcagcagcagcagcagcagcagcagcaacagcagcaacaggagtaCTATCAGAGTGATGAAGCGACCGCACAGTACTATGCACAGGCGCAACCGAGCGGTGGTCAGCCTATCTACAAGACGTCCCCGGTTGGACACAAAGCCGGAGCCTCTCAGGAGCAGCCCCAGTACCAGGAG CTTCCTCCCGAGTACATCAGTCTGCTGCACCAACTGGCCGAGCATCAGCCGAAAGGGGCTGCGGCCAAACAGGGCAAGGCtgtcgtccagcagcagcagcagcaccagtacgagcagcagcaaagtcaCGCTCAGCATGCCAACCAGAACCAAATCCAGTACATCACCGAGGAGGAGTACGCGCAGCTGCTGAAGCaagcccagcaacagcaacctaGCCCCGCCGCcgttcctcatcatcagcaccatcagcaccagcatcaaccgCAGGGCCTGCCAGCATACGGTAGACCTTCAGGCCATGGTCCAG CTGCGCACAAGTATCGTCCAGCGATTCAGCTGCTGGAAACGACCGAAGATCAACCGGGATCGTACGGACAGGGTgtgggtggtgagggtggtggCGAGCAGTATCGTATCCAGTACAAGAGCATCCAGCAATCCGGCACAGTGACGCCCGTCGCCAAACCAATTAGCTCTTTTTCCTTCGAAAAGGAACTCGCTAAGTTGGTGGAATCCAATCGACCGCTTCCGTACCGTCCGCTGGCTCACGCTCATCCTGGCCATCACGAAGGGGCACATGAGGGCCAACAACGCTACGGACCGACACCGAGTCCACAGTCGCATGAGTACACGTTCGTGCAGGCTGGTCCTGGCCAGGTCCATGATCACGGTGCACCGGTGCACCAGCATCCGAAACACTCCAAAGCGCAGTACATTGCTCCGTTCGCCCAAGGACAACCGTTGACGGGACCGAAAATTACGCCCGCCCATCTGCAGGTTGGACCGCAGAAGTTCAGTTCCGATAGTCCGCCGGCCCAGAAGTATCAGTACATTGCGAGCCCTGAGGCCGTTGCACCGAAGGGACACCATGCGCACTCGCAGCACTACCATCAGGCACCGTCGCATCAGGGACAGCAGTACTTTGCTGAAGTCTCCCCTAAGCAGCACGCTGGAACTCCTTCGCCCAAGATTCAGTATTACGTtccgaaggagaagaacgTTCAGGTGTactaccagcaacagcaacagcagcagcagcagcaacagcagcagcaactgaaggaacagcaaacgatcgagcaACACTCGCCCCAGCATCCGATGAAGATTGTCGAGGCGCCACAGCTGCAACACGAGAAACCACAGAAGACCGTTCAATCGCTGCATCGTCCACGACCggctgaccagcagcagcagcatcgatatGCGCCACGTGAAAAGCAACAAGATCCGAGTCCGATCTCGAGCGATCCGCACGCTCCTTCCCGTTCGGCCATCTTTGTGTCGCAATCGACGGGAGTGAATCAGGCCACGGCTGCCGCTACACCAGCCCCGGCAGCACACTACGGTGATAAGCAACTGAAGGTGCCGCCAAAGATTGATCGTCCGCTGACGCAGGAGGAATTCCAAGCGCTGGTTGATGCCGGTTACTCCGTGGTGCCAGTTCCGGTACCCGTCCCCGTGCCAATTTCTCAGTACCGGGCCCAACAGGCAGCCCTTGCCGAAGCTGGTCGTGGTGCGCCACATCCGACGCCATCGTCCGCTGGTCGACAGGTAGCGCAAGCCTCTCGCTATCATCTGCACCAGTTGGCCACGGCCGAGAATAACCCTAACCAGGTCGTCACGTATCTGCGCCCGCTCCATCTCGATCCATTCTCGGCCGGTGTGCGTGGACCGCATAAGGCTGCTCCCTAA
- the LOC126569708 gene encoding uncharacterized protein LOC126569708 isoform X3 yields MLSLKVVILTVTGVLIAYGANRYYGQSSGEQSNEATTMEDYKNAKSVYDFTVKDSHGADVSLEKYRGKVLLIVNIASKCGLTKGNYAELTELAEKYADKEFKILSFPCDQFGGQMPEKDGEEMVCHLRSAKANVGDVFAKIKVNGDEADPLYKYLKHKQGGILGDSIKWNFSKFLVNKDGQPVDRYAPTTSPSSIVKDIEKLLAA; encoded by the exons ATGTTGTCGCTGAAAGTGGTGATACTAACCGTAACGGGTGTATTAATAGCC TACGGTGCTAATCGATACTACGGCCAGTCCAGCGGAGAACAGTCGAACGAAGCGACCACGATGGAGGATTACAAGAACGCCAAATCGGTGTACGACTTTACCGTGAAGGATTCCCACGGTGCCGACGTGAGCCTGGAAAAGTACCGTGGCAAGGTGCTGCTTATCGTCAACATTGCGTCCAAGTGCGGTCTGACCAAGGGCAACTACGCCGAGCTGACCGAGCTGGCCGAGAAGTACGCCGATAAGG AATTCAAAATTTTGTCGTTCCCCTGCGATCAGTTCGGTGGCCAGATGCCGGAGAAGGACGGTGAGGAGATGGTGTGTCATTTGCGGTCGGCCAAGGCAAATGTTGGCGATGTGTTTGCGAAG ATCAAAGTAAACGGTGATGAAGCCGATCCGCTGTACAAGTACCTGAAGCACAAGCAGGGCGGCATTCTGGGTGACTCGATCAAGTGGAACTTCTCCAAATTCCTCGTCAACAAGGATGGCCAACCGGTGGACCGCTATGCACCGACCACATCCCCGAGCAGCATCGTCAAGGATATCGAGAAGCTGCTGGCCGCCTAA